From Brevibacterium ihuae, the proteins below share one genomic window:
- the metK gene encoding methionine adenosyltransferase yields MTSSTLRQFTSESVTEGHPDKICDQISDAVLDSLLSQDPQARVAVETLVTTGLVHVAGEVTTSGYADVANIVRRVITDIGYDSSDKGFDGHSCGVSVSIGSQSADISSGVSTSLEHRSGTHNPADEGSLLGAGDQGLMFGYADSSTDVLMPLPIHLAHRLSERLTEVRKSGELDYLRPDGKTQVTIGYDGDTPVSVKAIVVSSQHDAAVGARQLESDLRAAVIDPVLAERGLDTTGTEYFINPAGPFVVGGPMGDAGLTGRKIIVDTYGGFSRHGGGAFSGKDPSKVDRSGAYAMRWVAKNVVAAGLAERAEVQVAYAIGSSRPVGLYVETFGTETVAPEKIAAAIRTVFDLRPAKIIEALDLRRPIYSATATYGHFGRTEDTFTWERTDRAEALRREVS; encoded by the coding sequence GTGACTTCTTCGACCCTGCGCCAGTTCACCTCCGAATCCGTGACCGAGGGCCATCCCGACAAGATCTGCGACCAGATCAGCGATGCGGTCCTCGACTCCCTGCTGTCCCAGGACCCGCAGGCGCGCGTCGCGGTGGAGACCCTCGTCACCACCGGTCTCGTCCACGTCGCCGGCGAGGTGACGACGAGCGGCTACGCCGACGTCGCGAACATCGTCCGCCGGGTCATCACCGACATCGGCTACGACTCCTCGGACAAGGGGTTCGACGGCCACTCGTGCGGCGTCTCGGTGTCGATCGGCTCGCAGTCGGCGGACATCAGCTCCGGCGTGTCGACCTCGCTCGAGCACCGCTCGGGCACCCATAATCCCGCCGACGAGGGCTCGCTGCTCGGCGCGGGTGACCAGGGTCTGATGTTCGGCTACGCCGACAGCTCGACCGACGTCCTCATGCCGCTCCCGATCCACCTCGCCCACCGCCTGTCCGAGCGCCTCACCGAGGTCCGGAAGTCCGGCGAGCTCGACTACCTGCGGCCCGACGGCAAGACCCAGGTGACGATCGGCTACGACGGCGACACCCCGGTGAGCGTCAAGGCGATCGTCGTGTCCTCGCAGCATGACGCCGCGGTCGGTGCACGCCAGCTCGAGAGCGATCTGCGCGCGGCCGTCATCGACCCGGTGCTCGCCGAGCGCGGGCTCGACACGACCGGCACCGAATACTTCATCAATCCCGCCGGGCCGTTCGTCGTCGGCGGTCCGATGGGCGACGCCGGGCTCACCGGCCGCAAGATCATCGTCGACACCTACGGCGGCTTCTCCCGCCACGGCGGCGGCGCCTTCTCCGGCAAGGACCCCTCGAAGGTCGACCGCTCGGGCGCCTACGCGATGCGCTGGGTGGCGAAGAACGTCGTCGCCGCCGGCCTCGCCGAGCGCGCCGAGGTCCAGGTCGCCTACGCCATCGGCTCGAGCCGCCCGGTGGGCCTCTACGTCGAGACCTTCGGCACGGAGACCGTGGCCCCGGAGAAGATCGCCGCGGCCATCCGCACGGTGTTCGACCTCCGCCCGGCGAAGATCATCGAGGCGCTTGACCTGCGGCGCCCGATCTACTCCGCGACCGCGACCTACGGCCACTTCGGCCGCACCGAGGACACCTTCACCTGGGAGAGGACCGACCGGGCCGAGGCGCTGCGCCGCGAGGTGAGCTGA
- the mihF gene encoding integration host factor, actinobacterial type, translating into MALEPLTPEQRAAALDKAFKARQARAEVKADLKSGRTSLAAVLDRTGDDEALSKMKVHDLLRSLPGVGDRRATSLMEEIGIAASRRLKGLGVHQRAALLEKFGTP; encoded by the coding sequence GTGGCACTGGAACCATTGACGCCCGAACAGCGCGCGGCGGCCCTGGACAAGGCCTTCAAGGCACGGCAGGCCCGCGCGGAGGTCAAGGCCGATCTCAAGTCGGGCCGCACCTCGCTCGCGGCGGTGCTCGACCGCACCGGTGACGACGAGGCCCTGAGCAAGATGAAGGTCCACGATCTGCTCCGCTCGCTGCCCGGCGTCGGCGACCGCCGTGCGACCTCGCTCATGGAGGAGATCGGCATCGCCGCCTCGCGCCGCCTCAAGGGACTCGGCGTCCACCAGCGCGCTGCGCTGCTGGAGAAGTTCGGCACTCCGTGA
- the coaBC gene encoding bifunctional phosphopantothenoylcysteine decarboxylase/phosphopantothenate--cysteine ligase CoaBC has protein sequence MRIVLGVAGGIAAYKACHVVRELRERGHAVRVVPTRAALEFVGAATWEALSGQPVATGVFTRVDEVEHVRIGQDADLVVIAPATADLLARVRAGIADDLLTATVLTTTAPVVVAPAMHTEMWFNAATVDNVAALRARGVTVIEPASGRLTGADSGPGRLPEPGDIVAAALAVHAEHARAGGDASGALAGRTVLVSAGGTREPLDPVRFLGNRSSGKQGVALAAAAAQAGAQVRLVAANVSADILAGLPAGVDVEHVETTAELEAACRAAQPTADVVIMCAAVSDYRPAEVAAHKMKKSRDAGMRLELVQNPDILRGLVDSRTPGQLIVGFAAETGSPDAGIEELARAKLLRKGCDLLVLNDVSAGQAFGTETNTVVLFHRDGDSVTEVARASGTKAEVSRDVIAGLVSVLSR, from the coding sequence GTGAGGATCGTCCTCGGCGTCGCCGGCGGCATCGCGGCCTACAAGGCCTGCCATGTCGTGCGCGAGCTCAGGGAGCGCGGTCATGCGGTGCGGGTCGTGCCCACCCGGGCGGCGCTCGAGTTCGTCGGCGCCGCGACCTGGGAGGCCCTGAGCGGTCAGCCCGTGGCGACCGGCGTCTTCACCCGCGTCGACGAGGTCGAGCACGTCCGCATCGGACAGGACGCCGACCTCGTCGTCATCGCACCGGCCACCGCCGACCTCCTCGCCCGGGTGCGCGCCGGGATCGCCGACGACCTCCTCACCGCCACCGTGCTCACCACCACTGCACCGGTCGTGGTCGCCCCGGCGATGCACACCGAGATGTGGTTCAACGCCGCCACCGTCGACAACGTCGCCGCTCTCCGGGCGCGCGGCGTCACCGTCATCGAGCCCGCGAGCGGCCGCCTCACCGGCGCCGACTCCGGACCCGGCCGACTGCCCGAGCCCGGCGACATCGTTGCCGCGGCGCTCGCGGTCCATGCGGAGCACGCGCGTGCCGGCGGCGACGCCTCCGGCGCGCTCGCCGGGCGCACCGTGCTCGTGTCCGCTGGGGGCACCCGCGAGCCCCTCGATCCCGTCCGCTTCCTCGGCAACCGCTCCTCGGGCAAGCAGGGCGTCGCGCTGGCCGCCGCGGCCGCTCAGGCCGGAGCGCAAGTCCGCCTCGTCGCCGCGAACGTCTCCGCGGACATCCTCGCCGGGCTGCCCGCGGGGGTCGACGTCGAGCACGTCGAGACCACCGCCGAGCTCGAGGCCGCCTGCCGCGCCGCCCAGCCGACGGCCGATGTCGTCATCATGTGCGCCGCGGTGTCGGACTACCGTCCGGCGGAGGTCGCCGCGCACAAGATGAAGAAGTCCCGTGATGCCGGGATGCGGCTCGAGCTCGTCCAGAACCCCGACATCCTCCGCGGACTCGTCGACTCGCGCACTCCCGGCCAGCTCATCGTCGGCTTCGCCGCCGAGACCGGCTCCCCGGACGCCGGGATCGAGGAGCTCGCCCGCGCCAAGCTGCTCCGCAAGGGGTGCGACCTCCTCGTCCTCAACGACGTGTCCGCGGGGCAGGCGTTCGGGACCGAGACGAACACCGTCGTGCTCTTCCACCGCGACGGGGACTCGGTCACCGAGGTCGCCCGCGCCTCGGGCACCAAGGCCGAGGTGTCACGGGACGTCATCGCGGGGCTCGTGTCCGTACTCTCTCGTTAG
- the rpoZ gene encoding DNA-directed RNA polymerase subunit omega: protein MSGEPEGITNPPIDELLAVTDSKYELVIEASRRARQINAYYAQLQEGLLENVGPLVTPEPNEKPLSIALREINEGKILIREPRESDFAPPVVEDFGMPVEDLTEQ, encoded by the coding sequence GTGTCCGGAGAACCCGAAGGTATCACCAACCCGCCGATCGACGAGCTGCTGGCGGTGACCGATTCGAAGTACGAGCTCGTCATCGAGGCCTCGCGCCGCGCCCGGCAGATCAACGCGTACTACGCGCAGCTCCAGGAGGGCCTGCTCGAGAACGTCGGTCCGCTGGTGACGCCCGAGCCCAATGAGAAGCCCCTCTCGATCGCCCTGCGCGAGATCAACGAGGGCAAGATCCTCATCCGCGAGCCCCGCGAGTCCGACTTCGCCCCGCCGGTCGTCGAGGACTTCGGCATGCCGGTCGAGGACCTCACCGAGCAGTGA
- the pyrF gene encoding orotidine-5'-phosphate decarboxylase: protein MRDFGVAWQEAVRTSPLCVGIDPHAGVLADWGLPDTAAGARELSLAVVEAAAGRVALVKPQSAFYERFGSAGVAVLEEVLAAARAAGLLTVLDVKRGDIGSTMAGYAQAYMDPASPLCADAVTLSPYLGFGSLAPALEASRAFGTGVFVLALTSNPDGPQVQHAITAAGRPVAAEVLDGIAEFNAAVGSPRAGAVIGATIGTALTDLGIDPDALRCPVLAPGYGAQGGTADDLVAVFGESFTTGRVLVNASRSVLAAGPAHSALAGAMDEITRVLSGRMRLD from the coding sequence ATGAGGGACTTCGGCGTCGCCTGGCAGGAGGCGGTGCGCACTTCGCCGCTGTGCGTCGGGATCGACCCGCACGCCGGGGTGCTCGCCGACTGGGGGCTGCCCGACACCGCGGCCGGCGCGCGGGAGCTCTCGCTCGCCGTCGTCGAGGCCGCGGCCGGGCGGGTCGCGCTCGTCAAGCCGCAGTCGGCCTTCTACGAGCGCTTCGGCTCCGCCGGGGTCGCGGTCCTCGAGGAGGTCCTCGCCGCGGCCCGCGCGGCCGGTCTGCTCACCGTGCTCGACGTCAAGCGCGGCGACATCGGATCGACGATGGCCGGGTACGCCCAGGCCTACATGGATCCCGCCTCGCCGCTGTGCGCCGATGCGGTGACCCTCTCGCCGTACCTCGGCTTCGGGTCGCTCGCTCCCGCGCTCGAGGCCTCGCGCGCGTTCGGCACCGGGGTGTTCGTCCTCGCGCTCACATCGAACCCCGACGGCCCGCAGGTCCAGCACGCGATCACGGCGGCCGGGCGCCCGGTCGCCGCCGAGGTGCTCGACGGCATCGCGGAGTTCAACGCCGCGGTCGGCTCGCCGCGGGCCGGGGCGGTCATCGGCGCGACGATCGGCACCGCCCTCACCGACCTCGGGATCGATCCCGACGCCCTGCGCTGCCCGGTCCTCGCTCCGGGCTACGGCGCCCAGGGCGGCACCGCGGACGATCTCGTCGCGGTGTTCGGGGAGAGCTTCACCACGGGCCGGGTGCTCGTCAACGCCTCGCGCTCGGTGCTCGCCGCCGGGCCCGCGCACAGCGCCCTGGCCGGGGCGATGGACGAGATCACCCGTGTGCTCAGCGGCCGGATGCGTCTAGACTGA
- the carB gene encoding carbamoyl-phosphate synthase large subunit: MPIREDLSSVLVIGSGPIVIGQACEFDYSGTQACRVLKQEGLRVILVNSNPATIMTDPEIADATYVEPIDPGVIETIIAKEKPDAILPTLGGQTALNAAINLHEAGILEKYGVELIGADVAAIQRGEDRQQFKEVVQRCGADVARSVIAHTMDECLAAADELGYPMVVRPSFTMGGLGSGMAYDETDLRRIAGDGLSDSLTHEVLLEESILGWKEYELELMRDRNDNVVVICSIENVDPVGVHTGDSITVAPSMTLTDVEYQKLRDIGIDVIREVGVDTGGCNIQYAIDPDTGRIVVIEMNPRVSRSSALASKATGFPIAKIAAKLAVGYTLDEIPNDITEVTPASFEPALDYVVVKIPRFAFEKFPAADPTLTTTMKSVGEAMALGRNFTTALQKAMRSLEQKGSAFDFAERYDLADPEVRSEVVAALGHPTSERLHTVQRALLSGMTVDEVHEACDIDPWFLDQIALINEVAEVIADAPELSREVIRLAKDHGFSDAQIGRLRHLDEQVVTGVRHALGLRPVFKTVDTCAGEFAARTPYHYSSYDLETEVMPREREAVIILGSGPNRIGQGIEFDYSCVHATMALSEAGYETVMVNCNPETVSTDYDTADRLYFEPLTFEDVMEVYHAELAAGPVAGVVCTLGGQTPLGLADRLKQAGVPVLGTQPEAIDLAEDRGEFGQVLAEAGLIAPKHGTATTYDEAQRIATEIGYPVLVRPSYVLGGRGMQIVYDTEQLFGYMETATEVSIDRPVLVDRFLEDAVEIDVDALYDGTETYIGGIMEHIEEAGIHSGDSACVLPSITLGEDVLERVREATAAIARGTGVRGLLNIQFAIAADVLHVIEANPRASRTVPFVSKATGHPLAKAAALIAVGRSIESLRGTVLAESGDGSRLGLDHPIAVKEAVLPFRRFRTVDGAIVDSILGPEMRSTGEVMGIDVTFPVAFAKAELAADSGLPTGGTVFVSVADREKRAIVLPVKQLVDLGFTVVATGGTAAVLARYGIAATRLPKYFEAAEGERTILDDITERRIDLVINVPSGRQERADGYEIRAAAVAASIPLMTTVAEFTAAVTAIESTQQRAFDVRSLQDWA, translated from the coding sequence GTGCCCATCAGAGAAGACCTGTCGTCCGTTCTCGTCATCGGCTCCGGCCCCATCGTCATCGGGCAGGCCTGCGAGTTCGACTACTCCGGGACCCAGGCGTGCCGCGTGCTCAAGCAGGAGGGCCTGCGGGTCATCCTCGTCAACTCCAACCCGGCGACGATCATGACCGATCCGGAGATCGCCGACGCGACCTACGTCGAGCCGATCGACCCGGGGGTCATCGAGACGATCATCGCGAAGGAGAAGCCGGACGCGATCCTGCCCACTCTCGGCGGGCAGACCGCGCTCAACGCCGCGATCAACCTCCACGAGGCCGGGATCCTCGAGAAGTACGGCGTCGAGCTCATCGGCGCCGACGTCGCCGCGATCCAGCGCGGCGAGGACCGCCAGCAGTTCAAGGAGGTCGTCCAGCGATGCGGCGCCGACGTCGCGCGCTCGGTCATCGCCCACACCATGGACGAGTGCCTCGCCGCCGCCGACGAGCTCGGCTACCCGATGGTCGTGCGCCCCTCGTTCACCATGGGCGGCCTGGGCTCCGGCATGGCCTACGACGAGACCGATCTCCGGCGCATCGCCGGCGACGGGCTGAGCGACTCGCTCACCCACGAGGTGCTCCTCGAGGAGAGCATCCTCGGGTGGAAGGAGTACGAGCTCGAGCTCATGCGCGACCGCAACGACAACGTCGTGGTCATCTGCTCGATCGAGAACGTCGACCCGGTGGGCGTCCACACCGGCGACTCGATCACCGTCGCGCCGTCGATGACGCTCACCGACGTCGAGTACCAGAAGCTCCGCGACATCGGGATCGACGTCATCCGCGAGGTCGGCGTCGACACCGGCGGCTGCAACATCCAGTACGCGATCGACCCCGACACCGGGCGCATCGTCGTCATCGAGATGAACCCGCGGGTCTCGCGCTCCTCGGCGCTCGCCTCGAAGGCGACCGGCTTCCCGATCGCCAAGATCGCCGCGAAGCTCGCGGTGGGCTACACGCTCGACGAGATCCCCAACGACATCACCGAGGTCACCCCGGCCTCGTTCGAGCCGGCGCTCGACTACGTCGTCGTCAAGATCCCGCGCTTCGCGTTCGAGAAGTTCCCCGCCGCGGATCCCACGCTCACCACGACGATGAAGTCCGTCGGCGAGGCCATGGCGCTCGGCCGGAACTTCACCACCGCGCTCCAGAAGGCCATGCGGTCGCTCGAGCAGAAGGGCTCGGCCTTCGACTTCGCCGAGCGCTACGACCTCGCCGATCCGGAGGTCCGCAGCGAGGTCGTCGCCGCGCTCGGGCACCCGACGAGCGAGCGGCTGCACACCGTGCAGAGGGCGCTGCTCTCGGGGATGACCGTGGACGAGGTCCACGAGGCGTGCGACATCGATCCGTGGTTCCTCGACCAGATCGCGCTCATCAACGAGGTCGCCGAGGTCATCGCCGACGCTCCCGAGCTCTCCCGCGAGGTCATCCGGCTCGCCAAGGACCACGGCTTCTCCGATGCGCAGATCGGGCGGCTGCGCCACCTCGACGAGCAGGTCGTCACCGGCGTGCGCCACGCGCTGGGCCTGCGCCCGGTGTTCAAGACCGTGGACACGTGCGCCGGCGAGTTCGCCGCCCGCACCCCGTACCACTACTCGAGCTACGACCTCGAGACCGAGGTCATGCCGCGCGAGCGCGAGGCCGTCATCATCCTCGGCTCCGGTCCCAACCGGATCGGGCAGGGAATCGAGTTCGACTACTCGTGCGTCCACGCGACGATGGCGCTGTCCGAGGCCGGGTACGAGACCGTCATGGTCAACTGCAACCCGGAGACGGTGTCGACCGACTACGACACCGCCGACCGCCTGTACTTCGAGCCGCTGACCTTCGAGGACGTCATGGAGGTCTACCACGCGGAGCTCGCCGCCGGGCCCGTGGCCGGCGTCGTGTGCACGCTCGGCGGCCAGACCCCGCTCGGCCTCGCCGACCGCCTCAAGCAGGCCGGGGTGCCGGTCCTCGGCACCCAGCCCGAGGCGATCGACCTCGCCGAGGACCGCGGCGAGTTCGGCCAGGTGCTCGCCGAGGCGGGACTCATCGCGCCCAAGCACGGCACCGCGACGACCTACGACGAGGCGCAGCGGATCGCGACCGAGATCGGGTACCCGGTGCTCGTCCGCCCGTCCTATGTGCTCGGCGGCCGCGGCATGCAGATCGTCTACGACACCGAGCAGCTCTTCGGCTACATGGAGACCGCGACCGAGGTCTCGATCGACCGCCCCGTGCTCGTCGACCGGTTCCTCGAGGACGCCGTGGAGATCGACGTCGACGCGCTGTACGACGGCACGGAGACGTACATCGGCGGGATCATGGAGCACATCGAGGAGGCCGGCATCCATTCCGGCGACTCGGCGTGCGTGCTCCCCTCGATCACCCTCGGCGAGGACGTCCTCGAGCGGGTCCGCGAGGCCACCGCCGCGATCGCCCGCGGCACCGGCGTGCGCGGGCTGCTCAACATCCAGTTCGCGATCGCCGCGGACGTCCTCCACGTCATCGAGGCCAATCCGCGCGCCTCGCGCACGGTGCCGTTCGTGTCGAAGGCCACCGGCCACCCGCTCGCCAAGGCCGCCGCGCTCATCGCGGTCGGCCGGTCGATCGAGAGCCTGCGCGGGACCGTGCTCGCGGAGTCCGGGGACGGCTCGCGGCTCGGACTCGACCACCCGATCGCGGTCAAGGAGGCCGTGCTCCCGTTCCGCCGGTTCCGCACCGTCGACGGGGCGATCGTCGACTCGATCCTCGGCCCGGAGATGCGCTCGACCGGCGAGGTCATGGGCATCGACGTCACCTTCCCCGTCGCCTTCGCGAAGGCCGAGCTCGCGGCGGACTCCGGTCTGCCGACCGGGGGCACTGTCTTCGTCTCCGTGGCCGACCGCGAGAAGCGCGCGATCGTGCTGCCGGTCAAGCAGCTCGTCGATCTCGGCTTCACCGTCGTCGCGACCGGCGGCACCGCAGCGGTGCTTGCCCGCTACGGCATCGCCGCGACCCGGCTCCCGAAGTACTTCGAGGCGGCCGAGGGGGAGCGCACGATCCTCGACGACATCACCGAGCGCCGCATCGATCTCGTCATCAACGTCCCCTCGGGCCGCCAGGAGCGGGCCGACGGGTACGAGATCCGCGCGGCCGCCGTCGCCGCCTCGATCCCGCTCATGACGACGGTCGCGGAGTTCACCGCCGCGGTCACCGCGATCGAGTCGACCCAGCAGCGCGCCTTCGACGTCCGCTCGCTCCAGGACTGGGCATGA
- a CDS encoding primosomal protein N' has product MTGDPHPPGLFDELPATSPDGTGGVPGAGGAGGAAGEHGAAGESGAGAGRGAGLEPELGGPLRVRGGITPAERLPVAAVLVETQLPHLARPFDYAVPAQLDAAAQPGVRVRVRFAGRLTSGFVLERREVTEHVGELAALERVTSPLPVLTPALLALCRAIADRYAGTLPDVLRLAIPPRHARAEKRALARPARLLSAPALVQVAGEITPRADEPPAFHAYLAALEAWVADASAGADESADGDAGAGADLSAGAETGADEPVDSGTNAHGEVGGAGADPGVAAETGAGADEAARTGAVTAAVAGPGEGTTAVARPGQGAAAGAGAVRGPRAACAVLPGEDPGTGWIHLGLRAAAPVLAAGRSVLWLVPDHRELAALEARLGDLAPVTVRLSADQGQEERWDAWVSALTGRARLVIGTRAAAFAPLPDPGLIICSDDADDSYLEQRAPYPHAREVLLTRVQLEGSALLLLDYGRSTETQHLVDSGWVGDILAPRELRRQAAPLVFVPDPDGDPGSAGRLPPRAFELVRDALGRSRRAPAPPGAVLVQVPRAGYLPVIACARCRTVTRCPQCESKLTAASILGPFACRQCGYRADSVTCRECSATAVRSVVSGLDKVYEELGRAFPGALIVRSGGDRVLAQVEPEPSIVVATTGAEPYVEGGYASVLLLDTLWPGPGLRSTEEAIARRLRGASLVRSRAAGGRVLLLDEDEAVQRVVSRFEPIPWAAEQCADRAALGLPPAARTVTLTGGREAVGEVIAVLRETAEVRELIAEDDPCAVVLGFAIADGRAVTTRLAAEVASRSMRGAEIVSVRVDDPDAL; this is encoded by the coding sequence ATGACCGGCGATCCGCACCCGCCCGGGCTGTTCGACGAGCTCCCCGCGACGAGCCCGGACGGCACCGGGGGAGTGCCGGGTGCCGGGGGAGCGGGCGGCGCCGCGGGAGAGCATGGTGCCGCGGGTGAATCCGGTGCCGGAGCGGGCCGCGGTGCCGGCCTCGAGCCGGAGCTCGGCGGCCCCCTGCGGGTGCGCGGCGGAATCACACCGGCGGAGCGCCTGCCCGTCGCCGCGGTGCTCGTCGAGACCCAGCTGCCGCACCTCGCGCGCCCCTTCGACTACGCCGTGCCCGCGCAGCTCGATGCCGCCGCGCAGCCCGGGGTGCGCGTGCGCGTGCGCTTCGCCGGCCGGCTGACCTCGGGCTTCGTCCTCGAGCGGCGCGAGGTCACCGAGCACGTCGGCGAACTCGCGGCACTCGAACGCGTGACCTCCCCGCTGCCCGTGCTCACCCCCGCGCTGCTCGCGCTGTGCCGCGCGATCGCGGACCGGTACGCCGGCACCCTGCCCGATGTGCTGCGCCTCGCGATCCCGCCGCGCCACGCCCGCGCCGAGAAGCGGGCCCTCGCGCGGCCCGCCCGGCTGCTCTCGGCACCCGCGCTGGTCCAGGTCGCCGGGGAGATCACCCCGCGCGCCGACGAGCCGCCCGCCTTCCACGCCTACCTCGCCGCGCTCGAGGCCTGGGTCGCGGATGCGAGTGCGGGTGCGGATGAGTCTGCTGATGGCGACGCGGGTGCGGGTGCGGATCTCAGTGCGGGTGCGGAGACGGGTGCGGATGAGCCTGTGGATTCAGGCACGAATGCGCATGGTGAGGTTGGCGGCGCTGGGGCGGATCCGGGTGTGGCCGCGGAGACGGGTGCCGGTGCGGACGAGGCAGCGCGCACGGGCGCGGTCACGGCCGCGGTTGCCGGTCCGGGAGAGGGCACGACTGCGGTTGCCCGTCCCGGCCAGGGTGCGGCTGCGGGTGCCGGCGCGGTGCGCGGCCCGCGCGCGGCGTGTGCGGTGCTGCCCGGCGAGGACCCCGGCACCGGCTGGATCCACCTCGGCCTGCGGGCCGCCGCCCCCGTCCTCGCTGCCGGGCGCAGCGTGCTGTGGCTCGTGCCCGACCACCGCGAGCTCGCCGCGCTCGAGGCGCGCCTCGGCGATCTCGCCCCGGTGACGGTCCGGCTCTCGGCGGACCAGGGTCAGGAGGAGCGCTGGGACGCGTGGGTGTCCGCGCTCACCGGGCGCGCGCGCCTCGTCATCGGCACCCGGGCCGCGGCCTTCGCGCCGCTGCCGGACCCGGGCCTCATCATCTGCTCCGACGACGCCGACGACTCCTACCTCGAGCAGCGCGCACCCTATCCGCACGCCCGCGAGGTGCTCCTCACCCGGGTGCAGCTCGAGGGTTCCGCGCTGCTCCTCCTCGACTACGGGCGGAGCACGGAGACCCAGCACCTCGTCGACTCCGGCTGGGTGGGGGACATCCTGGCCCCGCGCGAGCTCCGCCGGCAGGCCGCCCCGCTCGTGTTCGTCCCCGATCCCGACGGCGACCCGGGGTCCGCCGGCCGCCTCCCGCCGCGCGCCTTCGAGCTCGTCCGCGATGCGCTCGGCCGCTCGCGCCGGGCACCGGCCCCGCCGGGCGCGGTGCTCGTCCAGGTGCCGCGCGCGGGCTACCTGCCGGTCATCGCGTGCGCCCGCTGCCGGACGGTGACCCGCTGCCCGCAGTGCGAGTCGAAGCTCACCGCCGCCTCGATCCTCGGCCCCTTCGCCTGCCGGCAGTGCGGGTACCGGGCCGACTCGGTGACGTGCCGCGAATGCTCGGCGACCGCCGTGCGCTCGGTGGTGAGCGGGCTCGACAAGGTGTACGAGGAGCTTGGCCGGGCGTTCCCCGGGGCGCTCATCGTGCGCTCGGGCGGCGATCGGGTGCTCGCCCAGGTGGAGCCGGAGCCGAGCATCGTCGTCGCGACGACCGGCGCGGAGCCCTATGTCGAGGGCGGATACGCCTCGGTGCTGCTGCTCGACACCTTGTGGCCGGGGCCGGGCCTGCGCTCGACGGAGGAGGCGATCGCCCGGCGCCTGCGCGGTGCCTCGCTCGTGCGCTCGCGCGCGGCCGGCGGGCGGGTGCTGCTGCTCGACGAGGACGAGGCGGTGCAGCGCGTGGTGAGCCGGTTCGAGCCGATCCCGTGGGCGGCGGAGCAGTGCGCGGACCGGGCGGCGCTCGGACTGCCGCCGGCGGCGCGGACCGTGACGCTCACCGGCGGGCGCGAGGCCGTGGGCGAGGTCATCGCGGTCCTCCGCGAGACCGCCGAGGTGCGCGAGCTCATCGCCGAGGACGATCCCTGTGCGGTGGTGCTCGGCTTCGCGATCGCCGACGGCCGCGCGGTGACGACGCGCCTCGCCGCCGAGGTCGCCTCCCGCTCCATGCGCGGCGCCGAGATCGTCTCGGTCCGCGTCGACGACCCCGACGCGCTGTAG
- the gmk gene encoding guanylate kinase — protein sequence MNTLTVLAGPTAVGKGTVSAYIREHFPQVWFSVSATTRPARPGEIDGVHYLFRTEEEFDAMIDAGELLEHATVHGRYRYGTPAGPVREALDAGHAPLLEIDLQGARQVKEALPDARFVFLAPPSWSELVRRLIGRGTESPEEQARRLETAQAELAAESEFDHTVVNHDVRTAAQDLVGLMGLSVDDQVDPADDPVGQVGSPESNGV from the coding sequence GTGAACACACTCACCGTCCTCGCCGGGCCCACCGCGGTCGGCAAGGGAACCGTCAGCGCCTACATCCGCGAGCACTTCCCCCAGGTGTGGTTCTCGGTGTCCGCGACCACCCGTCCGGCCCGCCCCGGTGAGATCGACGGCGTGCACTACCTCTTCCGCACGGAGGAGGAGTTCGACGCGATGATCGACGCCGGCGAGCTGCTCGAGCACGCGACCGTCCACGGCCGCTACCGCTACGGCACCCCGGCCGGACCGGTCCGCGAGGCCCTCGACGCCGGGCACGCCCCGCTGCTCGAGATCGATCTCCAGGGCGCCCGCCAGGTCAAGGAGGCGCTGCCGGACGCGCGGTTCGTGTTCCTCGCCCCGCCGAGCTGGTCGGAGCTCGTCCGGCGGCTCATCGGCCGCGGCACGGAGAGCCCGGAGGAGCAGGCCCGCCGGCTCGAGACCGCGCAGGCGGAGCTCGCCGCGGAATCGGAGTTCGACCACACCGTGGTCAATCACGACGTTCGAACTGCCGCGCAAGACCTAGTAGGATTGATGGGGCTGTCGGTCGACGATCAGGTCGACCCCGCCGACGATCCCGTCGGCCAGGTCGGCAGCCCCGAGTCGAATGGAGTCTGA